Below is a genomic region from Trichoderma asperellum chromosome 2, complete sequence.
ATTGTCCACTCTTGCGCTTcacagccaccagccacgTTTCAGCGCTGTGTTGTTGCTCGTGTCCTGTCCCCAGGCATTCGCTAGGTTGTACACCTCGGCACTGTGTCTCAGATCCAGCCACCGCATTTCGTGCTTGTTTTGCTGGAATCTGCCTTGCTTGAATATTGGTGAAGAAAATAACATTCCATGGCGGTAGTAGTATACGAACATGTGAGCGAACTCTTGGGTGATGGGAGttgtgaaaaaaaaggtttagtCATTACGTAGTATCGTGAAACAAAGAATTAGCAGACGGTAATCACAGCATAAATGGCAGTAATAACTTAAAACTCTAAACCTATTTTATTTTGGCCCCGACGCCTGCCTGCCTATTTACAGGCGCGACTGGTTTTCCATCGCTGgtcaagaaagacaaagattACGACCAAAACACGTCCCGTGGTATACGTTGCAAATCATACATAACACATCACCATTCAGCCAGCTTGCTGCTCATCCGCCTTGCTCGGCCACTACGCCGAATCCTTGAACCGTCCTCTTTTTGATTCCTGCCGCCCGCTCTATTAGATTCTCTCTGAGAGGTCCTGCCTCTCTCAGCGCTTAGCTCTTCGGTGCCATCTCTGCTCTCTCCCAAAAGCTTTCGGCCTCTGGCTCTCCGTTCGTCGTTGGAGTTGAGGAAGCGATGCACCATCCTGTGATCTAATATCCGCTCTTCTTTATCGGATGGCCCCGTCTTGTCTGTTTTGGGCCAGGCATAGCCGTAAATCTTCGAGTGCCGTTCGCATCTTGGACAAGATGATCGTGTGAAGTAGGCATTCTGCTGGACAAAGTAGTCGCTGCAGTTGGAGCACTGAATCCAAGCCATGTCAGGCTCTGAAAGGAGCAGCGGCGTAAGGACGTAGTCTCCTGGCGTTCGTACTCGAGATGGAGGCGGTGCTGATTGTTTGAGAATGctcttttggcttttgccGCGTTTTGGCTTGCTATTACCAGCCGCTGCTACCTCGATGGTTGGCCTAGCTTCTGCTTTCACTTCTGCTTCAACCTTAGTCTCCACGTGAATCTCAGCTGTAGTCTTGACTTCAATGACCGGCTGTGTTTCTTCTaattgttcttcttcttcttctggttttGGCTCTTTTGACcgtttctcttttgtctGTATTTCTCCCGGCTGTACTTTTTCTGTCTGTACGTCACCTGGTTCAGAAATGAGTTCGAATTTCGACTCCACCACAGGTCCCCTGGTCGCCCCAATATTCATCATAAAAGGATAATACATGTCGATAGAATCGTCAGTGGGCGAGGGGTCGTTCAGAATGGAAGATATGGACATGGTCATCAGCTGTGGCGGTCTAGGAATCGCACGAACAGGGGCCTCCGCTTGGATCATATCTGGTGACGCACGGCTACCCATGCTATGAGGAGGAGAAACAGGCTCCACCGTAGTGTTGACTGCATCCTGATAAGCAAGCTTCTCGTTGTTTTCGTCCAGGAATGGTACTGAGAACGTCTGGGAAGTCTGTGTGTCTGGTTCAGGGCTCTCTTTTTCGGGAGACGTAGAGTCCGTCTCTGGGGCGTACGTCTGGCTCGGCGTTATGCTTCTAGTGCTGGACGAATCGGCAATGCTAGAGACTGCGCTAGGTATCGATAGCAGACGCGAGGACGCATCTGAGGATTCTGACGTGAGCTTAAGCTTCTTGGCTGGCGTGATTGGTGGAGTCGCAATCGCTTCCATGGCGCGTTTTCGACCGCGCGGCGTCGCTTCTGGGGTAGGCGAGGGAATTGCCGATGCCTCTTGGGTGCCTGGTTTTTGCATCTTTGGTTTCGTCTTGTAGATGCGTGGGCGCATATCGGGAGTCACAGAAGAGGTCCGTGAAGAGCCGCCGATGCTATCGTCTCTTCGTCTCCTCCGCAGGGAATAGGTTTCCTTCTGCTCATCCCCCTCCACGCTGATTTTTACATTCACCGCCCCATCCTCAGGCGCCCATCCGTTCCTCAACTCCTGTTCGCATGTTCGACATAGGCATTCGCAATTGTTTTCTCCAAAGTAGCAGTCGCTGTAGGTAACGGTAATCTCTTCGCCGACCTCAATGGGCCTGGACGCCACAATCTCGATTGTAGAGTGGCCTGTGGTCATGAGCTTGGCGTTTGCGCGGCAATCATGGTTGGCGAACCGCGCGGGCCCCATGAACAGGCTGGTGCATTTCTTTCTAGAGCTGACGACAATGCTAAAATCCTTCTTTCGAACAGtgatctccttctcttcctcggGTGTGATGTTGATCTGTATGCCGGAGAGGTACTTGATTGTTTCGTTGCGCTTAATGTATCGCCTAGCGATGACGCACGCTTCATGGGTGACAATGGTGTATCGGTTAGTGGTACTGACCTCCCAAGGGCAATCGAGCATGTATATCCGAAGATATCGTCGCAGATGCTGCACGAAGTCGGCCTTCTCCTTGTCCGACTTTAGGCCATTGACAAATCTCTTTAGGCCATCCGACGCCAATAGGCGTTTCTCTGCCGTTTCGAGGTCCTGCTTGACAATGACTTCCTCCTGGATAATCTTGGCAATGTCCTCCTCCCGGATCCCCCGTGACGGGTGGTAGGACGAGCGGTTCTTGGGAACCGTAGCCCAGTAAAAGGCCTGCGAAAATCAATTAGCTACTATTCCTGATTTCAATAAACGACATCGTCGCGGATGAGACTGACGTGGTCAACGAGCGCATCGGTTAAAATGTCGTCGTAAGCGGCCAGCTGGTTGAGCGTAAGTCGGTGCTTTTTGGCCGTTGCCACGGCAGCCTTGGATGGCGCCATGTGCGAAAATGAGATTATTTGTTGGTATAAATATGTATCGGATAACGTATATACACAAGCGGAAATCTCCGCAGGGCAGGCGACAGCTAGAAGAAattaagaagaaagagagaaaaagccaGGTGTTTGTTGGCGACAAAAAGACGTATGTTGAAGGAGTGGATagagaagagctcaagaTTCCCTCATAACTCTAATTTCCACCCCTGTCCGCACTGCGCCGGCTGGCCGTAGAGGGCGACAACGCAGCGAAGCGCTTCGGAAATCTCACAGACCGCACAAGCTGAGCCTGTAGATTTCACTCGGCCGACCAGAATCGAAGCAGTGGGCGCAGGAGAGTGAGTTGCGCCGCTGAAAGAAGCCCCGTCACCTGAAGCGCCCCGACGTCATTActttcagctgctggccagcttGACGAATCTTGCGTATAAATTAGGAATAGCCAGCGggacaagagagaaaatggggggaaaagagagagagagagaaagcagcagACTGGAGATTCAGCCTCTGTGCGCAGTCCGAGTTGTCgacagaagagaagagaagagctgagctgacagagaaggaggaagaagggaagagaaggaggaacGAGGCTGTTGGTGTAGGTACTTTAGAAAAGTCTCATGACACGCGGGAGCCGGCAGAGTGAGAAAGAAGCTCGAAAGGGGCGCATTGCAGGAAAGCAGCTTCACGGCCAGTCACCCGCTAATCCCAGTCCCGGTAAACAACTTGcatagcagcagccaagcagagGTGCTAGCAACTCCAACATGAGAGGCCAACAACCACCGCCCAGAATAAACCGGGACAGCGCGCAAAAAACTAACCCTGCCAAATTGGCTGTCCGGGCGACGGATGGAGAAAAATGGGCGGTGCTTGCAACGGCTCCAGTTTTCCCGATTCTGCCATTTCCGTTTCCAGACAAACCGGAGAGCAGACCCAAGGCCCAGATTCAGCCAGTGTCTCGGATTTTTGGGGAGATGCGACAGCCGGGGATTAGCCAGCTGGGAAAAGCCTAGAAGCTAGCTCAAGTGTGCGGTTTGCGCTAAACAGGAACAAAGCACGTGACATCGAAAAGTCTCAACTCGAACCCCAAGGTGGGCTGGTGATGGCTTCAATGCCGCTGATTGAGCTCGTCCAAACGCACATTGAGAGCTCGCCATAGTTTCCCTGCGGCGCCGTCACGATGATTCAGTTAAAGGTATGCAGCCTCAATACACAGCCTTCCCTCCCCATTGTCCATTGTCTCTCCGTTTTCTCTCTAGCGGGTGCCTATGCTAATCACTCATGGCCTCCAACACAGACGATGCTCAACTGCATCGACAACTCGGGCGCCGCCCTTGTCGAATGCGCCCTCGTTGTTGGCCAGAAGCGACACGCCAGAATAGGTACATCTACCTCGCCTCAGCTAATCTCTCGAATAACTCGCCCTTGAGTGCCCCTCGTTCTAACACTCTCAACCTTTCTCCAAACCAGGTGATCGCATTGTCGTTGTCGTCCAGGAACAGCGCggttcctcctcctccggcaTGGCAGGCatctctgccgccgccaaggtcAAGCGCGGAGACATCCGCCACGCCGTCGTCGTCCGAACCAGGTACCCTACCCAGCGCCGCGACGGCACCGTCGTCCGCTTCGACGACAACGCCTGCGTCCTGCTCAACAAGTCGGGCGACCCCGTCGGCACTCGAATCAACGGCGTTGTGGGCgcagagctgaagaggaagaagtggAGCAAGATCTTGTCCATGGCACCTATGCAGGCATAAGAGGAGGGTAGAATAAGAGGGTCATGCTGGAGAGTGAGGGAACAGAAACGGGATACCAAGGATGTGGGAGGGTGATGCTGTCGTCTCCATATATGAGTTGAGACCATGTACGATTACGAAATACTCTCTGATGGCATTTGCACGGCGTTTACGAGAttagacaaaaaaaaaaaaagaaacatatTCAACTGAAAAAAAGTAGGGAAGCTGGTATGTGTAATTCTCAACGCTACGTCTTGCGGGATACATTATCACAGAGACCTCAAAGTCACAACGgacaaaataaaaagtttctcacgaaaagaaaaacagaatatatatttaattccAAAGGGTGTGCCAATGCAACACCGTATATCAATAAAGGGAAACCGCttctatatatgtatatactcCTTCA
It encodes:
- a CDS encoding mitochondrial 54S ribosomal protein uL14m (EggNog:ENOG41~BUSCO:EOG092D4OIQ); the encoded protein is MIQLKTMLNCIDNSGAALVECALVVGQKRHARIGDRIVVVVQEQRGSSSSGMAGISAAAKVKRGDIRHAVVVRTRYPTQRRDGTVVRFDDNACVLLNKSGDPVGTRINGVVGAELKRKKWSKILSMAPMQA